One genomic segment of Streptomyces liangshanensis includes these proteins:
- a CDS encoding glutamate ABC transporter substrate-binding protein has translation MPSRTPRTARTARTSVVAALVLLAAALGAGCGKEGSPPVKGPRAGALPRYAVDDTFRLPGSATWNKAKRRGHLVVGAKEDQPYMGEKDPATGVYSGFDIEIARMMSASLGFAPRTVSFRTIASANRETALQNGQIDYYVGTYTINDKRKKLVGFAGPYYLAGQSLLVGAGERDIEGPADLAGKRVCSAAGSTPYQRIQRDHPRAELVAYDAYSVCVDNLLTFQVDAVTTDDTILQGFAAKVPDELKVVGETFSEEPYGIGVPRGDHALRLALDDAVEAHRRNGDWQKAYDATLGLSGRPATPAPPVDRYPAS, from the coding sequence ATGCCCAGCAGAACGCCGCGTACGGCGCGTACGGCGCGTACCTCCGTGGTCGCCGCCCTCGTCCTGCTCGCCGCCGCGCTCGGCGCCGGCTGCGGCAAGGAGGGCAGCCCGCCGGTGAAGGGCCCCCGGGCCGGCGCGCTGCCCCGGTACGCCGTGGACGACACCTTCCGGCTCCCCGGCTCGGCCACCTGGAACAAGGCGAAGCGGCGCGGCCATCTGGTCGTGGGGGCCAAGGAGGACCAGCCGTACATGGGCGAGAAGGACCCGGCCACCGGCGTCTACTCCGGCTTCGACATCGAGATCGCCCGGATGATGTCGGCCTCCCTCGGCTTCGCGCCCCGGACCGTCAGCTTCCGTACGATCGCCTCGGCCAACCGCGAAACCGCCCTCCAGAACGGGCAGATCGACTACTACGTCGGTACCTACACCATCAACGACAAGCGCAAGAAGCTCGTCGGCTTCGCCGGCCCGTACTACCTCGCGGGGCAGTCCCTCCTCGTCGGCGCCGGCGAGCGCGACATCGAGGGCCCCGCCGACCTGGCCGGCAAGCGGGTCTGCTCGGCCGCCGGGTCCACCCCGTACCAGCGGATCCAGCGAGACCACCCGCGCGCGGAACTCGTCGCGTACGACGCCTACTCCGTCTGCGTGGACAATCTGCTGACCTTCCAGGTGGACGCCGTCACCACCGACGACACCATCCTCCAGGGCTTCGCCGCCAAGGTCCCCGACGAGCTCAAGGTCGTCGGCGAGACGTTCTCCGAGGAGCCGTACGGCATCGGCGTCCCGCGCGGCGACCACGCCCTGCGCCTGGCCCTCGACGACGCCGTCGAGGCCCACCGGAGGAACGGCGACTGGCAGAAGGCGTACGACGCCACCCTGGGCCTCTCCGGCCGCCCCGCGACCCCAGCGCCGCCCGTCGACCGCTACCCGGCGAGCTGA